A single region of the Brassica rapa cultivar Chiifu-401-42 chromosome A03, CAAS_Brap_v3.01, whole genome shotgun sequence genome encodes:
- the LOC117132701 gene encoding uncharacterized protein LOC117132701, with product MANEGENHGAAQPMNVLGVLNPSRVNGSLWFKRDSVITSEIRTIIRSDFPGPYRNWSTTPKHVKERWWFTFKKEKNGDASYIDVLRETQKKSDGSFVDERARLISEGFEKNVADHMLEDDILVTEELTSEKKNQMYLKLVDSTQGRVFGLGALLSEVSLNAKMPVTIETHLESDEFKKKVEDISQENEDIKERLSKLEGLEKMIAILCPAILSRGVNNNQV from the exons ATGGCAAATGAGGGTGAAAATCATGGAGCAGCCCAACCTATGAATGTCTTAGGTGTTCTTAATCCTTCCAGAGTGAATGGATCATTGtg GTTCAAACGTGATTCCGTAATCACTAGTGAGATAAGAACAATCATCCGATCTGATTTTCCTGGCCCGTATAGAAACTGGTCAACTACCCCGAAACATGTAAAAGAGCGATGGTGGTTCACATTCAAG AAAGAAAAGAACGGAGATGCATCTTACATTGATGTTCTTCGTGAGACACAAAAGAAATCAGATGGGTCATTTGTGGATGAAAGGGCAAGGCTAATTAGTGAAGGATTTGAAAAAAATGTAGCTGATCATATGCTTGAAGATGATATCCTAGTCACAGAAGAGCTAACTTCTGAGAAGAAGAATCAAATGTATTTGAAG TTGGTTGATTCAACACAAGGTCGTGTGTTTGGTCTTGGAGCTCTTCTTAGTGAGGTTTCCCTCAATGCTAAAATGCCAGTCACCATTGAAACCCACTTAGAAAGTGATGAGTTCAAGAAAAAGGTGGAAGacatttctcaagaaaatgaagatATCAAAGAAAGGCTGAGCAAACTTGAAGGCTTGGAGAAAATGATTGCCATCCTTTGTCCAGCTATTCTATCCAGGGGTGTCAACAACAACCAAGTTTAA